The Streptomyces sp. HSG2 genome has a segment encoding these proteins:
- a CDS encoding YifB family Mg chelatase-like AAA ATPase, whose translation MGFARTCSVALVGVEGVPVEVQAGLEPGVAAFTLVGLPDKSLTESRDRVRAAVVNSGIEWPQKKLTVGLSPASVPKSGSGFDIAVAAAVLGAAERVDPRALADIVMIGELGLDGGARPVRGVLPAVLAAAEAGYERVVVPESSAVEASLVPGVSVLGVRSLRQLVAILADEPAPDEEPALGRRPDPSRAGLRLPGTTDATGVMAGILPHETVPDLSDVVGQRVARTALEIAAAGSHHLFLEGPPGAGKTMLAERLPAVLPPLTRRESLEVTAVHSVAGLLPPGRPLIDSAPYCAPHHSATMQALVGGGPGVARPGAVSLAHRGVIFLDEAPEFSRHALDALRQPLENGHVVVARSAGMVRYPARFLMLLAANPCPCGRLAREDALCECPPSAIRRYQARLSGPLLDRVDLRVEVERVTRAQLTEAGARGDSTARVADRVRGARERTAARLAGTPWRSNAEVPGRELRDRWPPAPGALDRAERGLERGSLTARGLDRVLRVAWTVADLSGHDRPRAEDVGLALQLRTGVPSGVPVSIGSFT comes from the coding sequence ATGGGGTTCGCGCGCACCTGCTCCGTGGCGTTGGTCGGGGTGGAGGGTGTGCCAGTCGAGGTCCAGGCGGGGCTGGAACCGGGTGTCGCGGCCTTCACCCTGGTCGGGCTGCCGGACAAAAGCCTCACCGAGAGCCGGGACCGCGTCCGGGCCGCCGTCGTCAACTCGGGCATCGAGTGGCCGCAGAAGAAGCTCACCGTCGGACTCAGTCCGGCATCGGTGCCCAAGAGCGGCAGCGGGTTCGACATCGCCGTCGCCGCGGCCGTGCTCGGTGCCGCGGAGCGCGTGGACCCTCGTGCGCTGGCGGACATCGTCATGATCGGCGAGCTCGGCCTCGACGGCGGGGCTCGGCCGGTCCGGGGCGTCCTGCCCGCGGTCCTGGCCGCGGCCGAGGCGGGCTACGAGCGCGTCGTGGTACCCGAGAGCTCCGCGGTCGAGGCGTCGCTCGTGCCGGGCGTCTCCGTGCTCGGTGTGCGCAGCCTCAGGCAACTGGTGGCGATCCTGGCCGACGAGCCGGCCCCCGACGAGGAGCCCGCGCTCGGCCGGCGCCCCGACCCTTCGAGGGCCGGACTCCGACTGCCCGGGACGACCGATGCCACCGGGGTGATGGCGGGGATCCTTCCACACGAGACGGTGCCCGACCTCTCGGACGTGGTGGGTCAGCGGGTGGCACGGACCGCGTTGGAGATCGCCGCGGCGGGCTCGCACCACCTGTTCCTGGAGGGTCCGCCGGGTGCGGGCAAGACCATGCTCGCCGAGCGGCTTCCCGCCGTGCTGCCGCCGCTGACCCGCCGGGAGTCGCTGGAGGTGACCGCGGTCCACTCCGTGGCCGGGCTGCTGCCACCAGGAAGACCGTTGATCGATTCCGCTCCCTACTGCGCGCCCCATCACTCGGCCACCATGCAGGCCCTGGTGGGCGGTGGCCCCGGTGTCGCGCGACCCGGAGCCGTCTCGCTGGCCCATCGAGGCGTGATCTTTCTCGACGAGGCGCCCGAATTCAGCCGGCATGCCTTGGACGCTCTTCGGCAGCCACTGGAGAACGGCCACGTCGTCGTGGCACGCAGTGCGGGCATGGTTCGCTATCCGGCCAGGTTCCTGATGCTGCTCGCGGCGAATCCCTGCCCTTGTGGGCGTCTCGCTCGGGAGGACGCTCTCTGCGAGTGCCCGCCCTCGGCCATCCGCAGGTACCAGGCCCGCCTGTCCGGCCCACTCCTGGACAGGGTCGACCTGAGGGTGGAGGTGGAACGTGTCACCCGGGCCCAGCTCACCGAGGCCGGGGCCCGAGGCGATTCCACCGCGCGGGTCGCGGACCGGGTCCGCGGCGCCCGGGAGCGGACCGCCGCCCGGCTCGCCGGCACGCCTTGGCGGAGCAACGCCGAGGTCCCGGGCCGAGAGCTGCGCGATCGGTGGCCCCCGGCTCCCGGCGCCCTCGACCGGGCGGAGCGCGGTCTGGAGCGAGGCTCGTTGACCGCGCGAGGACTCGACCGCGTGTTGCGGGTGGCCTGGACGGTGGCGGACCTCTCCGGCCACGACCGGCCTCGTGCCGAGGACGTGGGGCTCGCGCTGCAACTGCGTACAGGAGTGCCGAGCGGCGTTCCCGTGTCCATCGGATCCTTCACGTGA
- the tsf gene encoding translation elongation factor Ts, with product MANYTAADVKKLRELTGAGMMDCKKALDEAEGNVDKAVEALRIKGQKGVAKREGRSAENGAVVSLIAEDNSSGVIVELKCETDFVAKGDRFQAVAKTIAEHVAKVGPADLEALLASEIEPGKTVQAYVDEANANLGEKIVLDRFARFADGYVAAYMHRTMPDLPPQIGVLVELDKPDAEVAKGVAQHIAAFAPKYLAKEDVPADVVEAERRIAEETTRAEGKPEAALPKIVEGRLNGFFKDATLLGQPYALDNKKSVQKVLDEAGVTLKRFSRIKVGI from the coding sequence ATGGCGAACTACACCGCCGCCGACGTCAAGAAGCTCCGTGAACTCACCGGCGCCGGCATGATGGACTGCAAGAAGGCGCTGGACGAGGCCGAGGGCAACGTCGACAAGGCCGTCGAGGCGCTTCGCATCAAGGGCCAGAAGGGCGTGGCCAAGCGCGAGGGCCGCTCCGCCGAGAACGGCGCCGTCGTCTCGCTCATCGCCGAGGACAACTCCTCCGGTGTCATCGTCGAGCTGAAGTGCGAGACGGACTTCGTCGCCAAGGGCGACAGGTTCCAGGCCGTGGCCAAGACGATCGCCGAGCACGTCGCCAAGGTCGGCCCGGCGGACCTGGAGGCGCTGCTCGCCTCGGAGATCGAGCCCGGCAAGACCGTGCAGGCCTACGTCGACGAGGCCAACGCCAATCTCGGCGAGAAGATCGTCCTGGACCGTTTCGCGCGCTTCGCCGACGGCTACGTCGCCGCCTACATGCACCGCACGATGCCCGACCTGCCTCCGCAGATCGGCGTCCTCGTCGAGCTCGACAAGCCCGACGCCGAGGTCGCCAAGGGCGTCGCGCAGCACATCGCCGCCTTCGCGCCGAAGTACCTGGCCAAGGAGGACGTCCCCGCGGACGTCGTCGAGGCCGAGCGGCGAATCGCGGAGGAGACCACCCGTGCCGAGGGCAAGCCCGAGGCCGCCCTCCCCAAGATCGTCGAGGGTCGTCTCAACGGGTTCTTCAAGGACGCCACGCTCCTGGGCCAGCCGTACGCGCTGGACAACAAGAAGTCCGTGCAGAAGGTGCTGGACGAGGCCGGTGTCACCTTGAAGCGTTTCTCGCGCATCAAGGTCGGCATCTGA
- the rpsB gene encoding 30S ribosomal protein S2 — protein sequence MAVVTMRELLESGVHFGHQTRRWNPKMKRFIFTERNGIYIIDLLQSLSYIDRAYEFVKETVAHGGTVMFVGTKKQAQEAIAEQATRVGMPFVNQRWLGGMLTNFSTVYKRLQRLKELEQIDFEDVAASGLTKKELLVLSREKAKLEKTLGGIREMQKVPSAVWIVDTKKEHIAVGEARKLNIPVVAILDTNCDPDEVDYKIPGNDDAIRSVTLLTRVIADAVAEGLIARSGAAGEGKGEKAAGEPLAEWERDLLEGEKKAEPEVAEVETPAAETEKPAETPAAEAEQA from the coding sequence ATGGCCGTCGTCACGATGCGGGAGCTGCTGGAGAGCGGCGTCCACTTCGGTCACCAGACCCGCCGTTGGAACCCGAAGATGAAGCGCTTCATCTTCACCGAGCGCAACGGCATCTACATCATCGACCTGCTCCAGTCGCTGTCGTACATCGACCGCGCCTACGAGTTCGTCAAGGAGACGGTGGCCCACGGTGGCACCGTCATGTTCGTCGGCACGAAGAAGCAGGCGCAGGAGGCCATCGCCGAGCAGGCCACCCGTGTCGGTATGCCGTTCGTCAACCAGCGCTGGCTGGGCGGCATGCTCACCAACTTCTCCACTGTCTACAAGCGTCTGCAGCGCCTCAAGGAGCTTGAGCAGATCGACTTCGAGGACGTGGCCGCCTCGGGCCTGACCAAGAAGGAACTGCTGGTCCTCTCGCGTGAGAAGGCCAAGCTGGAGAAGACGCTCGGTGGTATCCGCGAGATGCAGAAGGTGCCCAGCGCCGTCTGGATCGTGGACACCAAGAAGGAGCACATCGCGGTCGGCGAGGCCCGGAAGCTGAACATCCCGGTCGTCGCCATCCTGGACACCAACTGCGACCCCGACGAGGTCGACTACAAGATCCCGGGCAACGATGACGCGATCCGTTCGGTCACGCTCCTCACCCGTGTGATCGCCGACGCCGTCGCCGAGGGCCTGATCGCCCGTTCCGGCGCCGCCGGCGAGGGCAAGGGCGAGAAGGCCGCCGGCGAGCCGCTCGCCGAGTGGGAGCGCGACCTGCTGGAGGGCGAGAAGAAGGCCGAGCCGGAGGTCGCCGAGGTGGAGACCCCGGCCGCCGAGACCGAGAAGCCGGCCGAGACCCCCGCCGCCGAGGCTGAGCAGGCCTGA
- a CDS encoding DUF2469 domain-containing protein, protein MSAEDLEKYETEMELKLYREYRDVVGLFKYVIETERRFYLTNDYEMQVHSVQGEVFFEVSMADAWVWDMYRPARFVKQVRVLTFKDVNIEELNKSDLELPGG, encoded by the coding sequence ATGAGCGCCGAGGACCTCGAGAAGTACGAGACCGAGATGGAGCTGAAGCTCTACCGGGAGTACCGCGATGTCGTCGGTCTGTTCAAGTACGTGATCGAGACGGAGCGCCGCTTCTACCTGACCAACGACTACGAGATGCAGGTGCACTCCGTCCAGGGCGAGGTCTTCTTCGAGGTCTCCATGGCCGACGCCTGGGTCTGGGACATGTACCGGCCCGCGCGATTCGTGAAGCAGGTACGGGTCCTCACTTTCAAGGACGTCAATATCGAGGAGCTGAACAAGAGCGACCTCGAACTGCCGGGCGGCTGA
- the dprA gene encoding DNA-processing protein DprA has translation MPRTHPPRFGEDERLDRIFLTRVFEPGDELGGRWLREIGLVEVARRLTEEGPALPGVGPRRWAGLRARARRARPDLDLSAARKAGMRFLIPDDLEWPGPLEDLGDARPLGLWVRGRPDLRIWALRSVAVVGARACTQYGAHMAATLAADLTERGWVVVSGGAYGVDGAAHRGALGVGGATIAVLASGLDRPYPRGHSRLLDRVAEQGLVVGELPPGDHPTATRFLLRNRLIAALTRGTVVVEAAYRSGSLVTARAASRLGRFVMGVPGPATSGCSAGVHRLLREEAELVTDAADIVELVGAMGELAPERRGPVIPRDLLPSPARRVLEALPAGGTVSAADVACRAQTVEGDALARLYELRALGHVERHVDGWKLTRQGRATGRGEAVGG, from the coding sequence ATGCCTCGTACCCACCCGCCCCGGTTCGGCGAGGACGAACGCCTGGACAGGATCTTCCTCACCCGGGTGTTCGAACCGGGCGACGAGCTCGGAGGGCGTTGGCTCCGCGAGATCGGTCTCGTGGAGGTCGCGCGCCGACTGACGGAGGAAGGACCCGCCCTCCCGGGCGTCGGGCCTCGACGTTGGGCGGGGCTGCGGGCCCGGGCTCGGCGGGCTCGGCCGGATCTCGATCTCTCCGCGGCCCGGAAGGCGGGGATGCGCTTCCTGATCCCGGACGACCTGGAGTGGCCGGGACCGCTCGAGGATCTCGGCGACGCCCGACCGCTGGGGCTGTGGGTGCGCGGCCGACCGGATCTGCGCATCTGGGCCCTGCGGTCGGTGGCCGTGGTCGGGGCGCGCGCCTGTACCCAGTACGGCGCGCACATGGCGGCCACCCTGGCGGCGGACCTCACCGAACGAGGGTGGGTGGTGGTGTCGGGCGGAGCCTATGGCGTCGACGGCGCCGCGCATCGCGGTGCCCTGGGCGTCGGCGGCGCCACCATCGCGGTCCTCGCCTCGGGTCTGGACCGACCCTACCCCCGGGGACACAGCCGACTGCTCGACCGTGTCGCCGAGCAGGGGCTGGTGGTCGGAGAGCTGCCGCCGGGAGACCATCCCACGGCCACGCGCTTCCTGCTCCGCAACCGCCTGATCGCCGCGCTGACCCGAGGGACGGTCGTGGTGGAGGCCGCCTACCGAAGCGGGTCGTTGGTGACGGCGCGAGCGGCCTCGCGTCTGGGGCGGTTCGTCATGGGGGTCCCGGGGCCTGCCACCAGCGGTTGCTCGGCCGGAGTCCACCGTCTGCTACGGGAGGAGGCCGAGCTCGTCACCGACGCCGCCGACATCGTCGAACTGGTCGGAGCGATGGGTGAACTCGCTCCCGAGCGCCGCGGACCCGTGATCCCTCGTGATCTCCTGCCGTCACCGGCCCGGCGGGTGCTGGAGGCCTTGCCCGCCGGCGGGACCGTGTCCGCGGCGGACGTCGCCTGTCGGGCGCAGACCGTGGAGGGTGACGCACTCGCCCGGCTGTACGAGCTTCGGGCGCTCGGCCATGTCGAACGACACGTCGATGGTTGGAAGTTGACACGCCAGGGCAGAGCCACGGGTCGAGGCGAGGCCGTCGGGGGCTGA
- a CDS encoding YraN family protein codes for MTTPQARRALGRYGEDLAARRLAQAGMTLLARNWRGGRTGEIDIVARDGDVLVVCEVKTRRAGVLPQPMAAVPPAKVARLRDLAATWAHHHGGAPPGGIRIDLVGIVLPRRGGPLVEHAKGVA; via the coding sequence ATGACCACCCCACAGGCACGCAGGGCTCTCGGCAGGTACGGCGAGGACCTGGCGGCTCGCCGATTGGCCCAGGCGGGCATGACGCTGCTGGCGCGCAACTGGCGCGGCGGCCGCACGGGAGAGATCGACATCGTCGCCCGAGACGGCGACGTCCTGGTCGTCTGCGAGGTCAAGACCCGTCGAGCGGGCGTGCTCCCCCAACCGATGGCGGCCGTCCCACCCGCCAAGGTCGCGCGCCTCCGTGATCTCGCGGCGACCTGGGCGCACCACCATGGGGGCGCGCCGCCGGGCGGCATCCGAATCGACCTCGTGGGAATCGTGTTGCCCCGTCGGGGCGGGCCCCTCGTCGAGCACGCCAAGGGGGTGGCGTGA
- the whiG gene encoding RNA polymerase sigma factor WhiG, whose amino-acid sequence MPQHLSGPDRAATSPAVRTGRSARPPAPSALDELWRSYKTTGDVRLREQLILHYSPLVKYVAGRVGVGLPPSVEQADFVSSGVFGLIDAIEKFDVDREIKFETYAITRIRGAIIDELRALDWIPRSVRQKARNVERAYATLESRLRRTPSEAEVAEELAMPVEDLHAVFRQLSLANVVALEDLLHAGTDGGDRLTFLDTLEDTDAADPVEVAEDRELRRFLARAITSLPDREKTVVTLYYYEGLTLAEIGNVLGVTESRVSQIHTKSVLQLRAKLAGFGR is encoded by the coding sequence ATGCCCCAGCACCTCTCCGGACCCGACCGGGCGGCCACCTCCCCAGCCGTCCGGACCGGGCGAAGCGCCCGGCCGCCCGCCCCCTCGGCTCTCGACGAGTTGTGGCGGTCCTACAAGACGACGGGGGACGTGCGGCTGAGGGAGCAACTGATCCTGCACTACTCGCCCCTGGTCAAGTACGTGGCTGGTCGCGTGGGCGTGGGTCTCCCGCCCAGCGTCGAGCAGGCCGACTTCGTCTCCTCCGGAGTCTTCGGACTGATCGACGCCATCGAGAAGTTCGACGTCGACCGGGAGATCAAGTTCGAGACGTACGCGATCACCCGGATCAGAGGGGCGATCATCGACGAGTTGCGGGCCCTCGACTGGATCCCGCGGTCCGTCCGACAGAAGGCACGCAACGTGGAGCGGGCCTACGCCACGCTGGAGTCGCGCCTGCGGCGGACGCCGTCGGAGGCCGAGGTGGCCGAGGAGCTGGCGATGCCCGTGGAGGATCTCCACGCCGTCTTCCGGCAGCTGTCCTTGGCCAATGTCGTGGCCCTGGAGGACCTGTTGCACGCCGGGACGGACGGCGGCGACCGCCTGACCTTCCTGGACACCCTGGAGGACACCGACGCCGCCGACCCGGTCGAGGTGGCCGAGGACCGGGAGCTGCGGCGCTTCCTGGCTCGGGCGATCACCTCCCTGCCCGACCGGGAGAAAACCGTGGTCACTCTCTACTACTACGAAGGTCTCACCCTCGCCGAGATCGGAAACGTCCTGGGGGTGACCGAGAGTCGGGTGTCCCAGATCCACACGAAGTCCGTCCTGCAGTTGCGTGCCAAGCTGGCCGGCTTCGGTCGCTGA
- a CDS encoding TetR/AcrR family transcriptional regulator codes for MAAHRSMQRAALLDAARSLLSEGGTEALTFPALAERTGLARSSVYEYFGSRAAVIEELCAVDFPVWAAEVEAAVAREASPEARVEAYVRAQLEMVGDRRHRAVVAISASELDAGARERIRAAHGALITIVVAALATMGHDRPRLAASLLQGVVDAAVRRIELGAAEDPPQVVDAAVAMVLRGVRM; via the coding sequence GTGGCCGCGCACCGGTCGATGCAGCGCGCCGCCTTGCTGGACGCGGCACGCTCCCTGTTGTCCGAAGGCGGAACGGAGGCGCTGACCTTCCCCGCCCTGGCGGAGCGCACCGGGCTGGCCCGGTCCTCCGTCTACGAGTACTTCGGATCGCGGGCGGCCGTCATCGAGGAACTGTGCGCCGTCGACTTCCCCGTCTGGGCCGCCGAGGTCGAGGCCGCCGTGGCCCGTGAGGCGAGTCCCGAGGCCCGGGTGGAGGCGTATGTGCGCGCCCAACTGGAGATGGTGGGGGACCGTCGGCACCGCGCCGTGGTGGCCATCTCCGCGAGCGAACTGGACGCGGGGGCGCGGGAGCGGATCCGCGCAGCGCACGGAGCGCTGATCACCATCGTCGTCGCCGCCCTGGCGACTATGGGCCACGACCGCCCGAGACTCGCCGCGTCCTTGCTTCAGGGGGTCGTGGACGCGGCCGTCCGACGGATCGAGCTGGGCGCGGCGGAGGACCCGCCCCAGGTCGTGGACGCGGCCGTCGCCATGGTGTTGCGCGGGGTCCGGATGTGA
- the pyrH gene encoding UMP kinase yields the protein MSTKGEKSDDGKVRGRFLLKLSGEAFSGGGGLGVDPDVVHAIAREIAAVVRDGAQVAIVIGGGNFFRGAELQVRGMDRARSDYMGMLGTVMNCLALQDFLEKEGVDCRVQTAITMGQVAEPYIPLRAVRHLEKGRVVIFGAGMGMPYFSTDTTAAQRALEIDAEALLMGKNGVDGVYDSDPKANPDAVRFDALGYGEVITRDLKVADATAITLCRDNRLPIVVFELLKEGNIARAVKGEKIGTLVGDQGGRD from the coding sequence ATGAGCACCAAGGGCGAGAAGAGCGACGACGGCAAGGTCCGGGGCCGGTTTCTGCTGAAGCTGTCCGGAGAGGCGTTCTCCGGTGGCGGGGGCCTGGGTGTCGATCCCGACGTGGTGCACGCCATCGCCCGTGAGATCGCGGCCGTCGTGAGGGACGGGGCGCAGGTCGCCATCGTCATCGGCGGGGGCAACTTCTTCCGAGGGGCTGAACTGCAGGTCCGGGGGATGGATCGGGCGCGCTCCGACTACATGGGCATGCTCGGCACCGTGATGAACTGCCTGGCGCTCCAGGACTTCCTGGAGAAGGAGGGCGTGGACTGCCGCGTGCAGACGGCGATCACCATGGGGCAGGTGGCGGAGCCGTACATCCCGCTCCGCGCCGTCCGTCACCTGGAGAAGGGCCGCGTGGTCATCTTCGGCGCGGGCATGGGCATGCCCTACTTCTCCACCGACACCACGGCGGCCCAGCGAGCCTTGGAGATCGACGCCGAAGCGCTCCTCATGGGCAAGAACGGTGTGGACGGTGTCTACGACTCCGATCCGAAGGCCAACCCGGACGCCGTGAGGTTCGACGCGCTGGGCTACGGCGAGGTCATCACCCGCGACCTCAAGGTCGCCGACGCCACCGCGATCACGCTCTGTCGTGACAACCGACTTCCCATCGTGGTCTTCGAGCTCTTGAAGGAGGGCAACATCGCGCGCGCCGTCAAGGGTGAGAAGATCGGCACGCTGGTGGGTGACCAGGGCGGTCGGGACTGA
- the frr gene encoding ribosome recycling factor, whose product MIEETLLEAEEKMEKAVLVAKEDFAAIRTGRAHPAMFNKIVADYYGAMTPINQLASFSVPEPRMAVVTPFDKSALRNIEQAIRDSDLGVNPSNDGNIIRVVFPELTEERRREYIKVAKGKGEDAKVSIRSVRRKAKDAIDKMVKDGDVGEDEGRRAEKELDDTTAKYVAQVDELLKHKEAELLEV is encoded by the coding sequence GTGATCGAAGAGACCCTCCTCGAGGCCGAGGAGAAGATGGAGAAGGCCGTCCTGGTCGCCAAGGAGGACTTCGCCGCGATCCGCACGGGCCGGGCGCATCCGGCGATGTTCAACAAGATCGTGGCCGATTACTACGGCGCGATGACGCCGATCAATCAGTTGGCCTCGTTCTCGGTCCCCGAACCACGGATGGCTGTCGTCACGCCCTTCGACAAGAGCGCGCTGCGCAACATCGAGCAGGCGATCCGCGATTCCGACCTCGGCGTCAACCCGAGCAACGACGGGAACATCATCCGGGTGGTGTTCCCGGAGCTCACCGAGGAAAGGCGGCGCGAGTACATCAAGGTCGCCAAGGGCAAGGGCGAGGACGCGAAGGTGTCGATCAGGTCCGTCCGTCGCAAGGCCAAGGACGCCATCGACAAGATGGTCAAAGACGGCGACGTCGGCGAGGACGAGGGACGCCGCGCGGAGAAGGAGCTCGACGACACCACGGCGAAGTACGTCGCCCAGGTCGACGAGCTTCTGAAGCACAAGGAAGCCGAGCTTCTCGAAGTCTGA